One stretch of Pomacea canaliculata isolate SZHN2017 linkage group LG1, ASM307304v1, whole genome shotgun sequence DNA includes these proteins:
- the LOC112562770 gene encoding uncharacterized protein LOC112562770 isoform X7 has protein sequence MATTYRPPKKDFVCTSQGSRRLARIIKVPSLPPTVPHAYAGSGDFPQSSHHFMDEPNLDTNWSEQELHTQASPSPPMWSKRPILPPASPKLMTHNTTKALPLFKPQPVSRYEGQGMSESQSQSVPRASSVGRGDSKSKGMNLFRRQQEKLAQLGADVQEINVSDSQFGTFEPHQAYSAQSSPGGIVPYTPSRSFSIDEGARTVPIIVQTGTNTASIEGYRPRRMRSTSEHADSYYVRPAHDSGFSPWQSGLQEQPLAGKNFGVGSYATLPAKPLSGLQHKPAALSLHEKVPPTQPLTVDADQPINDFDYHIYSTLPTIKPLRTNNHRLPIDLPELEKEAKFRDFSKPLWANTDLPGPSQPSGDDSHSPPSDNAVSSSDSRDTIIARSDDTKLSASQTSMEVRNEPKMIPVKVVHEESGRGFVPERPAGSAREKIAEFELQDQPWEKRVVEGADHSLGNASLEPRTLQEKPQEPQVNGIKGPSITPSVKPGVWTPGASPLAHKSDVENKKQYQSTQSPQKPL, from the exons ATTTCGTCTGCACATCACAAGGCAGTCGGAGACTTGCAAGAATTATAAAGGTTCCGTCACTGCCCCCAACTGTGCCGCATGCCTATGCTGGGTCAG GTGATTTTCCTCAATCATCACATCACTTCATGGATGAGCCTAATTTAG ACACAAATTGGAGTGAGCAGGAACTTCATACACAGGCATCACCATCACCTCCCATGTGGTCAAAACGACCCATCTTGCCTCCAGCTTCTCCAAAGCTGATGACTCACAACACCACTAAGGCATTGCCTTTGTTCAAACCCCAGCCTGTTTCGAGGTATGAGGGGCAGGGTATGAGTGAAAGCCAAAGTCAGAGTGTCCCACGAGCTTCTAGCGTGGGCAGAGGTGATTCAAAATCAAAAGGCATGAACCTCTTCCGGCGCCAGCAGGAGAAGCTGGCCCAGCTGGGAGCTGATGTGCAAG aaataaatgtaagtGATTCACAATTTGGAACTTTTGAGCCTCATCAAGCCTACTCAGCTCAATCTTCGCCAGGTGGTATCGTACCATACACTCCTTCAAGGAGTTTCAGCATTGATGAGGGGGCTCGTACAGTGCCAATTATTGTTCAGACTGGTACTAACACCGCCAGCATCGAGGGCTACCGGCCTCGGCGTATGCGCAGCACTAGCGAGCATGCAGACTCATACTATGTGCGACCTGCTCATGATTCTGGCTTTTCGCCCTGGCAGAGTGGTCTGCAAGAACAACCACTTGCTGGGAAGAATTTCGGGGTAGGCTCATATGCTACACTTCCAGCTAAGCCATTGTCAGGATTGCAGCATAAACCAGCAGCTTTATCACTGCATGAAAAGGTACCCCCTACTCAGCCTCTCACTGTGGATGCTGACCAGCCCATCAACGACTTTGACTACCACATCTACTCCACCTTGCCCACCATCAAACCACTGCGCACCAACAACCATCGTCTGCCCATAGACCTCCCAGAACTGGAAAAAGAGGCAAAATTCCGTGACTTTTCCAAACCTTTGTGGGCCAACACTGATCTGCCTGGACCATCCCAGCCTAGCGGTGATGACAGTCACTCTCCCCCCTCAGACAATGCTGTCTCCAGCTCAGATTCTCGGGACACCATCATAGCACGTAGTGATGACACCAAACTGTCAGCATCCCAGACTTCTATGGAAGTCAGAAATGAGCCCAAGATGATTCCAGTTAAGGTAGTACATGAAGAATCTGGAAGAGGTTTTGTCCCAGAAAGACCTGCTGGGTCAGCTCGAGAGAAGATTGCAGAGTTTGAATTGCAAGATCAGCCATGGGAAAAACGAG ttgtaGAAGGAGCAGACCATTCCTTGGGCAATGCATCTTTAGAGCCTAGGACACTCCAAG AGAAACCACAAGAGCCCCAAGTGAACGGAATAAAGGGTCCTAGCATCACACCTTCAGTCAAACCAG GTGTGTGGACGCCAGGGGCCAGTCCCTTGGCGCACAAATCAGATGTGGAAAACAAGAAGCAATACCAGAGCACTCAAAGCCCCCAGAAACCTCTTTGA